A portion of the Punica granatum isolate Tunisia-2019 chromosome 7, ASM765513v2, whole genome shotgun sequence genome contains these proteins:
- the LOC116213792 gene encoding splicing factor, suppressor of white-apricot homolog isoform X1 produces MDLEVVGRHALFFDDDAMAAFVNSPDALVDWNSLSIDRYDVRHLLSAPPPPRSRRRHQSAPLLHPDSSLESELDYERYLDLPLPSDDEDPSIRSGTTSANDGGFRAVGFSYGNAEESIDQKNDDTESGFQPPFSVPEWLLQNLPPTEKLHQIIARTATFVSKNGGQSEIVLRVKQGDNPTFGFLMPDHHLHPYFRFLVDHQELLRSDTEEKSSGECAGGALSLLGAVYDSGEEEENEAETSPGNNKSKNAKEGSDMPSSHKSEDTASSANLGGKEEPTLKDPLSSLKEKASLIKRNHSICAVKAGSEGALKRDGEASSVSASAEKKRSSAFPNLFTAETSIMEPPFEMKRLVDKIVEFILKNGKQFESVLAEQDKDHGRFPFLRPSNQYHLYYLKVLEEAQQAKFPGKKNDASIHGAEKKSVHKDSDSLSLGSDIPDDLNKKEKFKMVIGRMKKDGQEQPPKESREELGVCVDAAAAAAILQAARRGIKNPNLEVLPRTQSLNGGQSLGSESSKPLGGPLPPATAIAETAAAVTASEADSSEAGLTKDQKLKAERLKRAKMFTSTLKSGAVPSKSPPSESVISGLGVDVEPPREREGSSVPPDSDAIERTGRWLKRSYRSRSKKQDEDDEEEEEEEEERDGDGEENTERDHKHSRKKKHKSHLSSHHSKEGHKKHRKKHSSSSSKDKDSRHQRHRHEDDIASSSDDEEYRHRRHRRRRKHRSDDDDEEDKDEHHHSKSRRRHKRDRRDRENSEEEMLAAKAGDSKRHSGADRDIYRETLVDASSSSIKASETTEVPDDLRAKIRAMLMATM; encoded by the exons ATGGATCTCGAGGTGGTAGGACGCCACGCGCTCTTCTTCGACGATGACGCCATGGCGGCGTTCGTGAACTCGCCTGACGCCCTCGTCGACTGGAACTCCCTGTCCATCGATCGCTACGACGTGCGCCACCTCCTCTCCGCTCCCCCGCCGCCTCGCAGCAGGCGGCGCCACCAGTCCGCGCCGCTCCTTCACCCCGACTCCTCCCTAGAGTCCGAGCTGGATTACGAGAGATACCTCGACCTGCCGCTGCCTTCCGATGATGAAG ATCCATCTATCAGATCTGGGACAACATCAGCGAATGATGGTGGGTTTCGTGCTGTTGGCTTTTCGTACGGAAATGCTGAGGAGTCAATTGATCAGAAAAATGATGATACCGAGTCTGGTTTTCAACCACCCTTCTCTGTACCAGAATGGTTACTCCAGAACCTG cCTCCGACAGAAAAGTTGCATCAGATCATTGCCAGGACTGCTACATTTGTGAGCAAGAATGGTGGACAATCGGAAATTGTTTTGAGGGTGAAACAAGGAGATAACCCCACTTTTGGGTTCTTAATGCCagatcatcatcttcatccaTACTTCAGGTTTCTTGTTGATCACCAAGAACTCCTGAGATCTGATACTGAAGAAAAGTCTTCAGGCGAATGTGCAGGTGGTGCATTGTCTTTGCTTGGTGCAGTATATGATTCtggggaggaagaggagaatgAAGCTGAAACTTCCCCAGGAAATAATAAATCTAAGAATGCTAAGGAAGGTAGTGATATGCCTTCTTCTCATAAATCAGAAGATACAGCATCTTCTGCAAATCTAGGAGGGAAAGAAGAACCAACTTTGAAGGATCCACTTTCTTCTTTGAAAGAAAAGGCTTCTCTCATAAAGAGAAACCATTCCATTTGTGCTGTCAAGGCTGGATCTGAAGGTGCGCTTAAAAGGGATGGTGAAGCCTCTTCAGTCAGTGCTTCTGCGGAGAAGAAGAGATCCTCTGCTTTTCCCAATTTATTTACAGCCGAGACATCTATCATGGAGCCTCCATTTGAAATGAAGCGGTTAGTTGATAAGATCGTTGAGTTCATCCTGAAAAATGGGAAACAATTTGAATCGGTTCTTGCTGAACAAGATAAAGATCATGGGAGATTTCCATTTCTTCGGCCATCTAACCAGTACCACTTGTACTACTTAAAAGTCCTCGAGGAGGCACAACAG GCAAAATTCCCTGGAAAGAAAAATGACGCATCAATTCATGGGGCGGAAAAGAAATCCGTTCATAAGGATAGTGATAGCCTATCATTGGGGTCTGATATACCCGATGACTTGAATAAGAAAGAGAAATTTAAGATGGTGATAGGAAGGATGAAAAAAGACGGGCAGGAGCAGCCCCCGAAGGAATCTCGAGAGGAGCTTGGAGTTTGTGTGGACGCAGCAGCAGCTGCTGCTATACTTCAGGCTGCTCGTAGAGGTATTAAGAATCCCAACCTTGAAGTACTCCCAAGGACCCAGTCACTTAATGGAGGACAGAGCCTTGGAAGTGAGTCCTCGAAGCCTCTAGGTGGGCCTCTACCCCCTGCCACAGCCATTGCAGAGACTGCCGCTGCTGTGACTGCTTCTGAAGCCGATTCTTCAGAGGCGGGGTTGACTAAAGACCAGAAGCTGAAGGCTGAGAGGCTGAAACGGGCAAAGATGTTCACTTCAACGCTGAAAAGTGGAGCTGTTCCATCGAAATCTCCTCCTTCAGAGTCGGTGATCTCGGGTTTGGGTGTGGATGTGGAGCCTCCAAGGGAAAGGGAAGGCAGTTCGGTGCCACCTGATTCTGATGCCATAGAGAGAACTGGGCGGTGGCTGAAGAGGAGTTACCGCTCAAGAAGTAAAAAGCAGGACGaggatgatgaagaagaagaggaggaggaagaagaaagggatggagatggagaagaaAACACAGAGAGAGACCATAAGCActcgaggaagaagaagcacaAATCTCATCTATCATCTCATCATAGCAAGGAGGGGCACAAAAAGCATAGGAAGAAGcattcctcttcctcctcaaaGGACAAAGACTCGAGACACCAGAGACATAGGCATGAGGATGATATAGCTAGCTCATCTGATGATGAGGAGTACAGGCACAGGAGGCATCGAAGGAGGAGGAAGCACAGGTCTGATGATGACGATGAGGAAGACAAGGATGAGCATCACCATAGCAAATCCCGGCGGAGGCACAAGAGAGATCGTAGGGATAGGGAGAATTCAGAGGAAGAAATGCTAGCTGCAAAAGCGGGTGATTCCAAAAGACATAGTGGGGCTGATCGGGatatttatagagaaacatTGGTGGATGCATCGAGTTCTTCTATTAAGGCATCTGAGACCACTGAGGTTCCTGACGATCTGAGGGCGAAGATTCGAGCCATGCTGATGGCTACTATGTAA
- the LOC116215409 gene encoding GDSL esterase/lipase At5g55050-like — protein MVVGLPPVGCCPSQRIQNVTRGCREDTNTWTIMYNKALASMSRKLKSELKGMSYSYSRTYPLIYGVIQDPASRGFKEVKAACCGMGDLNAEIPCLSISKHCSNRTDHLFWDLYHPTEAASRLFIDNVFDGPPQYSSPINVRQLIHCP, from the exons ATGGTGGTTGGACTGCCTCCGGTGGGGTGTTGCCCATCGCAGAGGATTCAGAATGTGACCAGAGGCTGCAGGGAGGACACAAATACCTGGACTATCATGTACAACAAGGCACTGGCATCGATGTCACGCAAGCTGAAGTCGGAGCTGAAAGGCATGAGCTACTCCTATAGCCGCACTTATCCTCTCATATATGGCGTCATCCAGGATCCTGCTTCTCGTG GGTTTAAGGAGGTGAAAGCAGCCTGTTGTGGGATGGGAGACCTAAATGCCGAAATCCCATGCCTGTCCATTTCAAAGCATTGCTCCAACAGGACAGACCACTTGTTCTGGGATCTATACCACCCCACTGAAGCAGCCAGTCGACTGTTCATAGACAATGTCTTCGATGGCCCTCCACAGTACAGTTCCCCGATAAATGTACGGCAGCTAATTCATTGCCCTTGA
- the LOC116213792 gene encoding splicing factor, suppressor of white-apricot homolog isoform X2 → MMKVRFLLATVSSFRETNPSIRSGTTSANDGGFRAVGFSYGNAEESIDQKNDDTESGFQPPFSVPEWLLQNLPPTEKLHQIIARTATFVSKNGGQSEIVLRVKQGDNPTFGFLMPDHHLHPYFRFLVDHQELLRSDTEEKSSGECAGGALSLLGAVYDSGEEEENEAETSPGNNKSKNAKEGSDMPSSHKSEDTASSANLGGKEEPTLKDPLSSLKEKASLIKRNHSICAVKAGSEGALKRDGEASSVSASAEKKRSSAFPNLFTAETSIMEPPFEMKRLVDKIVEFILKNGKQFESVLAEQDKDHGRFPFLRPSNQYHLYYLKVLEEAQQAKFPGKKNDASIHGAEKKSVHKDSDSLSLGSDIPDDLNKKEKFKMVIGRMKKDGQEQPPKESREELGVCVDAAAAAAILQAARRGIKNPNLEVLPRTQSLNGGQSLGSESSKPLGGPLPPATAIAETAAAVTASEADSSEAGLTKDQKLKAERLKRAKMFTSTLKSGAVPSKSPPSESVISGLGVDVEPPREREGSSVPPDSDAIERTGRWLKRSYRSRSKKQDEDDEEEEEEEEERDGDGEENTERDHKHSRKKKHKSHLSSHHSKEGHKKHRKKHSSSSSKDKDSRHQRHRHEDDIASSSDDEEYRHRRHRRRRKHRSDDDDEEDKDEHHHSKSRRRHKRDRRDRENSEEEMLAAKAGDSKRHSGADRDIYRETLVDASSSSIKASETTEVPDDLRAKIRAMLMATM, encoded by the exons ATGATGAAG GTACGATTCTTGTTAGCAACAGTTTCGTCTTTCAGAGAGACAA ATCCATCTATCAGATCTGGGACAACATCAGCGAATGATGGTGGGTTTCGTGCTGTTGGCTTTTCGTACGGAAATGCTGAGGAGTCAATTGATCAGAAAAATGATGATACCGAGTCTGGTTTTCAACCACCCTTCTCTGTACCAGAATGGTTACTCCAGAACCTG cCTCCGACAGAAAAGTTGCATCAGATCATTGCCAGGACTGCTACATTTGTGAGCAAGAATGGTGGACAATCGGAAATTGTTTTGAGGGTGAAACAAGGAGATAACCCCACTTTTGGGTTCTTAATGCCagatcatcatcttcatccaTACTTCAGGTTTCTTGTTGATCACCAAGAACTCCTGAGATCTGATACTGAAGAAAAGTCTTCAGGCGAATGTGCAGGTGGTGCATTGTCTTTGCTTGGTGCAGTATATGATTCtggggaggaagaggagaatgAAGCTGAAACTTCCCCAGGAAATAATAAATCTAAGAATGCTAAGGAAGGTAGTGATATGCCTTCTTCTCATAAATCAGAAGATACAGCATCTTCTGCAAATCTAGGAGGGAAAGAAGAACCAACTTTGAAGGATCCACTTTCTTCTTTGAAAGAAAAGGCTTCTCTCATAAAGAGAAACCATTCCATTTGTGCTGTCAAGGCTGGATCTGAAGGTGCGCTTAAAAGGGATGGTGAAGCCTCTTCAGTCAGTGCTTCTGCGGAGAAGAAGAGATCCTCTGCTTTTCCCAATTTATTTACAGCCGAGACATCTATCATGGAGCCTCCATTTGAAATGAAGCGGTTAGTTGATAAGATCGTTGAGTTCATCCTGAAAAATGGGAAACAATTTGAATCGGTTCTTGCTGAACAAGATAAAGATCATGGGAGATTTCCATTTCTTCGGCCATCTAACCAGTACCACTTGTACTACTTAAAAGTCCTCGAGGAGGCACAACAG GCAAAATTCCCTGGAAAGAAAAATGACGCATCAATTCATGGGGCGGAAAAGAAATCCGTTCATAAGGATAGTGATAGCCTATCATTGGGGTCTGATATACCCGATGACTTGAATAAGAAAGAGAAATTTAAGATGGTGATAGGAAGGATGAAAAAAGACGGGCAGGAGCAGCCCCCGAAGGAATCTCGAGAGGAGCTTGGAGTTTGTGTGGACGCAGCAGCAGCTGCTGCTATACTTCAGGCTGCTCGTAGAGGTATTAAGAATCCCAACCTTGAAGTACTCCCAAGGACCCAGTCACTTAATGGAGGACAGAGCCTTGGAAGTGAGTCCTCGAAGCCTCTAGGTGGGCCTCTACCCCCTGCCACAGCCATTGCAGAGACTGCCGCTGCTGTGACTGCTTCTGAAGCCGATTCTTCAGAGGCGGGGTTGACTAAAGACCAGAAGCTGAAGGCTGAGAGGCTGAAACGGGCAAAGATGTTCACTTCAACGCTGAAAAGTGGAGCTGTTCCATCGAAATCTCCTCCTTCAGAGTCGGTGATCTCGGGTTTGGGTGTGGATGTGGAGCCTCCAAGGGAAAGGGAAGGCAGTTCGGTGCCACCTGATTCTGATGCCATAGAGAGAACTGGGCGGTGGCTGAAGAGGAGTTACCGCTCAAGAAGTAAAAAGCAGGACGaggatgatgaagaagaagaggaggaggaagaagaaagggatggagatggagaagaaAACACAGAGAGAGACCATAAGCActcgaggaagaagaagcacaAATCTCATCTATCATCTCATCATAGCAAGGAGGGGCACAAAAAGCATAGGAAGAAGcattcctcttcctcctcaaaGGACAAAGACTCGAGACACCAGAGACATAGGCATGAGGATGATATAGCTAGCTCATCTGATGATGAGGAGTACAGGCACAGGAGGCATCGAAGGAGGAGGAAGCACAGGTCTGATGATGACGATGAGGAAGACAAGGATGAGCATCACCATAGCAAATCCCGGCGGAGGCACAAGAGAGATCGTAGGGATAGGGAGAATTCAGAGGAAGAAATGCTAGCTGCAAAAGCGGGTGATTCCAAAAGACATAGTGGGGCTGATCGGGatatttatagagaaacatTGGTGGATGCATCGAGTTCTTCTATTAAGGCATCTGAGACCACTGAGGTTCCTGACGATCTGAGGGCGAAGATTCGAGCCATGCTGATGGCTACTATGTAA
- the LOC116214582 gene encoding GDSL esterase/lipase At5g55050-like yields MVPAIFVLGDSFVDVGNNNYLPLTLARADFPHNGIDFPGRNATGRFSNGKNAVDWLAEKVGLPSPPPYLSIDSNSRTSYLCGVNFASGGASILNETTDPQNTQSIALWQQVDYYLKVHEHLMKRLGSNGAKKHLSKSLFFIMIGSNDILRYSRSSDPKKPTPKRYVNQMTTLLKAKLKVHDDTTDTDA; encoded by the exons ATGGTGCCCGCGATTTTCGTGTTGGGTGACTCATTCGTCGATGTTGGGAACAACAATTACCTCCCGCTTACATTAGCAAGAGCAGATTTCCCACATAATGGAATCGACTTCCCTGGGAGGAATGCGACAGGAAGGTTTAGCAATGGCAAGAATGCCGTTGATTGGCTAG CCGAGAAGGTGGGGTTACCGAGTCCACCACCTTACCTATCTATCGACTCAAACTCGAGAACATCATACCTGTGTGGTGTCAACTTCGCTTCTGGTGGGGCATCAATCCTCAATGAGACAACGGATCCACAAAAT ACGCAATCAATAGCTCTATGGCAGCAAGTGGATTACTATCTGAAGGTGCATGAACACCTCATGAAGCGACTGGGATCCAACGGTGCCAAGAAGCATCTATCAAAGTCTCTGTTCTTCATTATGATCGGTAGCAATGACATCCTTCGCTACTCCCGATCATCTGATCCCAAAAAGCCCACCCCGAAACGGTACGTCAACCAGATGACCACCTTGCTCAAGGCCAAGTTAAAGGTACATGATGATACCACTGATACCGATGCATGA
- the LOC116215540 gene encoding imidazole glycerol phosphate synthase hisHF, chloroplastic, whose product MEAAPFGSSLFTPTSLSFSSSTSQSLLFLRSGNDTVGLKFKPRGSRSFAVRASSNGDSVVTLLDYGAGNVRSVRNAIRHLGFDIKDVQTAEDILTANRLIFPGVGAFASMMDVLNEKGMTEALRTYIKEDRPFLGICLGLQLLFECSTENGQVNGLGVIPGVVDRFDSSNGLQVPHIGWNALKVREGSGILDDIGNRHVYFVHSYRAVPSMDNVEWVSSTCTYGDDFIASVGRGNVHAVQFHPEKSGDVGLSVLRRFLSPKSSMLKKPAEGKASKLAKRVIACLDVRTNDKGDLVVTKGDQYDVRENTEENEVRNLGKPVDLAGQYYKDGADEISFLNITGFRDFPLGDLPMLQVLRYTSENVFVPLTVGGGIRDFTDANGRYYSSLGVAAEYFRSGADKVSIGSDAVYAAEEYLRTGVKTGKSSLEQISRVYGNQAVVVSIDPRRVYINSPNDVEFKATWVTNPGPNGEEYAWYQCTVNGGREGRPIGAYELAKAVEALGAGEILLNCIDCDGQGKGFDIDLIKLISNAVSIPVIASSGAGAVEHFSEVFEKTNASAALAAGIFHRKEVPIQSVKEHLLKEGFEVRV is encoded by the exons ATGGAGGCGGCGCCATTTGGTTCCTCTTTGTTCACTCCGACGTCGCTCTCTTTCTCCTCTTCCACTTCACAgtccctcctcttcctccgcTCAGGAAATGACACCGTAGGGCTCAAATTCAAGCCGCGTGGGAGTAGAAGTTTCGCTGTCCGCGCCTCCTCCAATGGTGATTCTG TGGTGACGTTGCTCGATTATGGAGCCGGCAATGTGCGGAGCGTGAGGAACGCGATTCGGCACCTCGGCTTCGACATTAAAGAT GTGCAAACTGCTGAAGATATATTGACTGCGAACCGCCTCATCTTCCCGGGTGTTGGGGCGTTCGCGTCCATGATGGATGTCCTGAATGAGAAAGG GATGACTGAAGCTCTCCGAACTTATATCAAGGAAGATCGCCCTTTCCTCGGCATTTGTTTAGGCCTGCAGCTACTTTTTGAGTGCAGTACAGAGAATGGACAAG TTAATGGTCTTGGTGTAATCCCTGGAGTGGTTGATCGTTTTGATTCATCAAATGGCTTGCAAGTTCCTCATATCGGATGGAATGCCTTGAAAGTCAGGGAAGGCTCTGGTATTTTAGATGATATTGGAAATCGTCATGTCTACTTCGTCCATTCCTACCGTGCCGTACCT TCAATGGACAATGTGGAGTGGGTTTCTTCAACATGCACTTATGGGGATGATTTTATTGCCTCTGTTGGAAGGGGAAATGTGCACGCTGTTCAGTTTCACCCAGAGAAGAGTGGAG ATGTTGGACTGTCGGTATTGAGAAGGTTCTTGTCCCCAAAGTCAAGCATGTTAAAG AAGCCTGCTGAAGGGAAGGCCTCAAAACTCGCAAAGAGG GTTATTGCTTGCCTAGATGTGAGAACGAATGATAAAGGAGATCTTGTCGTAACTAAAGGAGACCAATATGATGTAAGAGAGAACACAGAGGAGAATGAG GTGAGGAACCTGGGCAAACCTGTTGACCTTGCTGGACAGTACTACAAGGATGGAGCTGATGAA ATCAGTTTTCTGAACATTACTGGTTTCCGGGACTTTCCTTTAGGCGACTTACCAATGCTGCAG GTGTTGAGATACACATCAGAAAATGTTTTTGTACCATTAACAGTTGGAGGTGGAATTAGGGATTTTACCGATGCAAATGGCAG GTACTATTCTAGTCTGGGGGTAGCTGCAGAATATTTTAGATCTGGAGCTGATAAGGTTTCTATAGGAAGTGATGCTGTATACGCTGCAGAGGAATATCTAAGGACAGGA GTAAAGACTGGAAAGAGCAGCTTGGAACAGATATCTAGAGTTTATGGAAACCAG GCTGTGGTTGTTAGTATTGATCCGCGTAGAGTTTACATTAATAGTCCCAATGATGTGGAGTTCAAAGCAACATGGGTAACAAACCCAG gtCCCAATGGAGAGGAATATGCGTGGTATCAGTGTACG GTAAATGGTGGACGAGAAGGTCGACCCATTGGAGCTTATGAGCTTGCGAAGGCTGTTGAAGCGTTGGGTGCTGGAGAAATTTTATTGAACTGTATCGATTGCGATG GTCAAGGGAAGGGATTTGACATCgatttaataaaattgatcTCCAACGCTGTGAGCATCCCTGTGATTGCAAGCAGTGGAGCAGGTGCAGTTGAGCATTTCTCTGAGGTATTCGAGAAGACAAATGCTTCTGCAGCTCTTGCAGCTGGAATTTTCCACCGGAAGGAG GTTCCCATTCAATCCGTAAAGGAGCACCTACTGAAGGAAGGGTTTGAAGTCAGAGTCTGA
- the LOC116213792 gene encoding splicing factor, suppressor of white-apricot homolog isoform X3, with the protein MIIYMILLFTSFPVLLSVKEFFFCMFSFFQPPTEKLHQIIARTATFVSKNGGQSEIVLRVKQGDNPTFGFLMPDHHLHPYFRFLVDHQELLRSDTEEKSSGECAGGALSLLGAVYDSGEEEENEAETSPGNNKSKNAKEGSDMPSSHKSEDTASSANLGGKEEPTLKDPLSSLKEKASLIKRNHSICAVKAGSEGALKRDGEASSVSASAEKKRSSAFPNLFTAETSIMEPPFEMKRLVDKIVEFILKNGKQFESVLAEQDKDHGRFPFLRPSNQYHLYYLKVLEEAQQAKFPGKKNDASIHGAEKKSVHKDSDSLSLGSDIPDDLNKKEKFKMVIGRMKKDGQEQPPKESREELGVCVDAAAAAAILQAARRGIKNPNLEVLPRTQSLNGGQSLGSESSKPLGGPLPPATAIAETAAAVTASEADSSEAGLTKDQKLKAERLKRAKMFTSTLKSGAVPSKSPPSESVISGLGVDVEPPREREGSSVPPDSDAIERTGRWLKRSYRSRSKKQDEDDEEEEEEEEERDGDGEENTERDHKHSRKKKHKSHLSSHHSKEGHKKHRKKHSSSSSKDKDSRHQRHRHEDDIASSSDDEEYRHRRHRRRRKHRSDDDDEEDKDEHHHSKSRRRHKRDRRDRENSEEEMLAAKAGDSKRHSGADRDIYRETLVDASSSSIKASETTEVPDDLRAKIRAMLMATM; encoded by the exons ATGATTATTTATATGATCTTATTGTTTACTTCGTTTCCTGTACTTCTCTCTGTTAAGGAATTCTTCTTCtgtatgttttcttttttccagcCTCCGACAGAAAAGTTGCATCAGATCATTGCCAGGACTGCTACATTTGTGAGCAAGAATGGTGGACAATCGGAAATTGTTTTGAGGGTGAAACAAGGAGATAACCCCACTTTTGGGTTCTTAATGCCagatcatcatcttcatccaTACTTCAGGTTTCTTGTTGATCACCAAGAACTCCTGAGATCTGATACTGAAGAAAAGTCTTCAGGCGAATGTGCAGGTGGTGCATTGTCTTTGCTTGGTGCAGTATATGATTCtggggaggaagaggagaatgAAGCTGAAACTTCCCCAGGAAATAATAAATCTAAGAATGCTAAGGAAGGTAGTGATATGCCTTCTTCTCATAAATCAGAAGATACAGCATCTTCTGCAAATCTAGGAGGGAAAGAAGAACCAACTTTGAAGGATCCACTTTCTTCTTTGAAAGAAAAGGCTTCTCTCATAAAGAGAAACCATTCCATTTGTGCTGTCAAGGCTGGATCTGAAGGTGCGCTTAAAAGGGATGGTGAAGCCTCTTCAGTCAGTGCTTCTGCGGAGAAGAAGAGATCCTCTGCTTTTCCCAATTTATTTACAGCCGAGACATCTATCATGGAGCCTCCATTTGAAATGAAGCGGTTAGTTGATAAGATCGTTGAGTTCATCCTGAAAAATGGGAAACAATTTGAATCGGTTCTTGCTGAACAAGATAAAGATCATGGGAGATTTCCATTTCTTCGGCCATCTAACCAGTACCACTTGTACTACTTAAAAGTCCTCGAGGAGGCACAACAG GCAAAATTCCCTGGAAAGAAAAATGACGCATCAATTCATGGGGCGGAAAAGAAATCCGTTCATAAGGATAGTGATAGCCTATCATTGGGGTCTGATATACCCGATGACTTGAATAAGAAAGAGAAATTTAAGATGGTGATAGGAAGGATGAAAAAAGACGGGCAGGAGCAGCCCCCGAAGGAATCTCGAGAGGAGCTTGGAGTTTGTGTGGACGCAGCAGCAGCTGCTGCTATACTTCAGGCTGCTCGTAGAGGTATTAAGAATCCCAACCTTGAAGTACTCCCAAGGACCCAGTCACTTAATGGAGGACAGAGCCTTGGAAGTGAGTCCTCGAAGCCTCTAGGTGGGCCTCTACCCCCTGCCACAGCCATTGCAGAGACTGCCGCTGCTGTGACTGCTTCTGAAGCCGATTCTTCAGAGGCGGGGTTGACTAAAGACCAGAAGCTGAAGGCTGAGAGGCTGAAACGGGCAAAGATGTTCACTTCAACGCTGAAAAGTGGAGCTGTTCCATCGAAATCTCCTCCTTCAGAGTCGGTGATCTCGGGTTTGGGTGTGGATGTGGAGCCTCCAAGGGAAAGGGAAGGCAGTTCGGTGCCACCTGATTCTGATGCCATAGAGAGAACTGGGCGGTGGCTGAAGAGGAGTTACCGCTCAAGAAGTAAAAAGCAGGACGaggatgatgaagaagaagaggaggaggaagaagaaagggatggagatggagaagaaAACACAGAGAGAGACCATAAGCActcgaggaagaagaagcacaAATCTCATCTATCATCTCATCATAGCAAGGAGGGGCACAAAAAGCATAGGAAGAAGcattcctcttcctcctcaaaGGACAAAGACTCGAGACACCAGAGACATAGGCATGAGGATGATATAGCTAGCTCATCTGATGATGAGGAGTACAGGCACAGGAGGCATCGAAGGAGGAGGAAGCACAGGTCTGATGATGACGATGAGGAAGACAAGGATGAGCATCACCATAGCAAATCCCGGCGGAGGCACAAGAGAGATCGTAGGGATAGGGAGAATTCAGAGGAAGAAATGCTAGCTGCAAAAGCGGGTGATTCCAAAAGACATAGTGGGGCTGATCGGGatatttatagagaaacatTGGTGGATGCATCGAGTTCTTCTATTAAGGCATCTGAGACCACTGAGGTTCCTGACGATCTGAGGGCGAAGATTCGAGCCATGCTGATGGCTACTATGTAA